The following coding sequences lie in one Arachis ipaensis cultivar K30076 chromosome B03, Araip1.1, whole genome shotgun sequence genomic window:
- the LOC110270107 gene encoding uncharacterized protein LOC110270107: MNIMLMSASMKACCVLPPCVWYTPFVFVDDILFLRPLEVIIMKYLNRWISVTPKLEHVFVPVCEQTYTWYLMVVDVKRATVYCLDVTRAPGYKERGERNMQTILLMLAQIFKLDMNLKSFVHVSTDPTT, from the exons ATGAACATCATGTTAATGAGCGCTTCCATGAAAGCTTGTTGTGTTCTTCCTCCTTGTGTTTGGTACACACCTTTCGTGTTTGTCGATGACATTCTTTTTCTGAGGCCGTTGGAAGTTATAATCATGAAATACCTGAACAGATGGATATCGGTGACACCTAAGCTTGAACAT GTCTTTGTGCCGGTATGCGAACAAACCTACACATGGTACTTGATGGTTGTGGACGTGAAGCGAGCCACAGTGTACTGCCTAGATGTAACAAGAGCACCTGGATACAAGGAACGGGGGGAGCGCAATATGCAAACTATT CTACTTATGCTAGCCCAGATTTTCAAGCTAGACATGAACCTAAAGAGTTTTGTCCATGTTTCCACTGATCCTACCACATGA